In Schizosaccharomyces osmophilus chromosome 1, complete sequence, the genomic window ttatattagTGAAGATAATGAAAAGTCTCTTTTAGGCTCCTGCGAGAATCTCTTGTCGGCCTGGTTTCTACAGGAACAGCAGAAGCCATCCTGGCCTTAGCAAACCAATAGTCAAGAGAACCTTTATTTTAGTAATGAAATACTTTAGAAAACGAAATATACGTCTTTGCTTcatcaattctttcatacACAATGCTCGTATTATTTACAATAGTAAGTAACAGCGTTACCTATTGTGTTTCGTATGCGAAGAGACAGATGGGAACCTACCATTTCCCCCTCTCCTGCTCAATTACACAGTCAACAGAAAAGTGAAAGATTTACCATGGGTAATAAACCATCTCGGCAAGAATTTGTTTTGCATGCGCCTACAGAGTTTTCGGAAGGCTTAGTGCGCCATCTCAAGGAATCTCCGGAAACGGACACAAGTAGATGGATGGACATGGAAGGTTATATCCAAAAGCGCGTGCAATCCgaattaaaaaaacttCAGGACcgtcaaaagaaagtcatTGATGTCCTTATAGATGAAGAATGGAAGCAAAATACagaacttgaaaaacaaaacgaagGATCCTTAAACTCGAATCTACTGAAAAACGAATTCACTGCTTTTCGTGAAAGATTGGAGAAAGAATCTAGTGCTCATCAATccataaaaaatgaaacctTGAAGGAGATTGAAAACACTCGGTCCGATTTATTTGCATGCATGTCAGAAAACGCCGATAAATCCCTTCTTTGTCGCCCGTTTGCAGAAAAATTTGTTGCTCTTACAAGCGCTTTTAAAGAATCTCCCTCTGATTCTTAAGGCTGTTGGAActatttctcttttaccTTTGTTTCTCATTTAATTTTCAATCAGAACTTTCACTCATTGATTTACATTTTCATGTAACTCTATCCCTTGTATATGTGATGTCTATCCGCTTGCAAAACTTCACCTTAAaaccttttccttttttttgaaataatcTTTCTTATGTATCCTGCGTTCTTTTCGGATTATTCTTTATCAACAAGTTTTGGTGCGAGACATACATTTCCATCGTCTTTCCGCATACAAGCAGATGCTAATTTCTCCTATACTCCACTGGTATTATGACATACACCGCaaaattaatgaaattCATATTGTTAATTTGcaattgcttctttttatctCAAGTAGAAGTTCTGAAAGCTGAAAATGTCCAAAAAGGCTTGTACTCCATGTAATTTCCTCTCATAAATTCTGATCTAATTTAATGATTAACTAAATGAAACCTCATTCCAAAtaaaccatttttttttaggtTATCCAGCAGACGTCTGTTGAGTCCTAATCTCTAAGCGTCAGCAGGTGACCCTTTCTGTTCTGGGACATCTGATGTTGTGCTTATTTCAGCAGCTTGACTGCTTTCACCGTTGGTGATTTCCTTCTCTAAAGGTTTCGTCTTCTCGTCAGATTTTGAACTTTCCGGTTGGTACAGCTCATTCAAATTATATCTTCGCAACTGCTCATAATCTTTCACAACACTCATTCCAATAATGTTCTAACCAGGgttaatgaaaatttgaagTGGCTTCGAAGATGATTGAATACGTACCTTAAACACCTGAACCACGATGAGAAGATCATAATTTTTCAGGTCGACTTTATGATCATGTCCAACACATTTCGCAATGGACCTGTAAATATCGTCCTTCTTTATTACTGAGTGATTTCGAATAGTAGCTTGGACGGCAAACTATGGCAACAGAGTTAAAAATTAATACTACAATGAGCCACTTACCTTCAAACTCTGTTGTCCTTCATGAAAATGAGGTTTTAATACCTCTGAGGCCAAGTTTTCCAAGTCTTCAATGGAGGCTCCTGTTGTCCTAACTATGGGTGTCAACCTTTGGGTAAAACGAGTCATCTTTTTCGTCCTCCCTTCTTTGCAAGTGTATTCCACCAATTTTACAGGGTCTACAGGAGATCtcgtttttataaaaaccACTATAATGAATGGTTACAAATTGATCATCATATAGTTATAATGCCATACCACATTGTATATCAATCAAGATGGGAGTTAGCAACtcctttttgctttttttcttttctttcatttcttctaattCGCGTGAAATGGCATCTTCCAAATCaccttcttcatcatccgTCTCCTCAGATCCTATTGTTTCAGGCCAGAGCGTAGCAACATGCTGTCAACTGTGTTAGTATCATaacaaatagaaaagcaaatcgACATACTTGAGAGAAGACATTAATAATCTCGTTGGATGCTTGTCTCTCTTTACCACGAGGTACTGTAATCAAAATTCcactttcatttttctcaATGCCTGTACGTTTAAACTTGAGCTTATAAAGGTTATTAATAAgttataaatataaaaataccttttttcCTGGAGCACCACCTTGATTTGCGTCTGAACGATCGCGTTTTGCCATTATAATGTTTCTTACTTTAGTTGCACCCAAAGTACGCAGAATGTGTGACACCCAACAGATGTCCGTCTTGTAGAAGACCTCACAAGAAAATAGATGAAGAGAggttaaaaaaaataaattaaattgtAGAAAAAGCGTCTCAACTAATAAAAACTTTAAGCTGATTTTACCATAGTTTAAAAGCGCAAAAAGCCTTTACTAAAATGAAGCATATTCTTACTTGACATTCACCGATTAAATGTATTTCGAAAATAATTACAATACcttcaaatgaaaatttgtAATTGGAAAGATAATAGCTTCCATATTTCTAATATATTTCTACCTTCATTACAGTATTTGGACATTAGGTCCTTGATAGGGATTGAGGGAGATCATATACATTGAAAACTAAACATCTGAAactttaaatgaaaataaataacttcatgttttctcttcttgcATAGCAGAAGGCATCTCGTTGAATTGAGAAGATCCTTCAGCATTCTTTGtgcatttctttttccgCAAAGACTGATTCAGAAACACGGAGGATGCAATACGCTTTCTCCCCGCTGTAATCTTTCCATTGGGAGGTAATCGGGGCCGTGGAGGCTTGTTTCGTGGCCGAatatcttcatcttctatTAATTCATCTACACCAAACTCATCCATCCTTGCAGTTAGGAAATCTTGGATAAGATTAACTTCGTCCTTCAAACTCTCTCTAGTAATTGGTGGGTACCTGGGGGGAAGAGGgtattcttttgtattttcagTAGTTCTACCGTTTAAGCGTTAACAAATATAATTCtgtcaaaaaaattcaCGTACAATTCTGGCTGCTGACTCATATTTAATCTCAGCCTACTTTGCAATAAATGTAAAGGTACAGACAATGAGTCCAATCCGAGTTCTTTCTCCAAACCTAGTTCTCGTAATCCAAAGAAGTCATCGCCCGTATCATATGAAAATCCACCTGTAATAAATGAATCGCTATTCTGTCCAAAAATTGCATCTTCGTCATTCGTAGTTGAAAGTGCTGGCCGTAGAAGCTCCACGAAATGTCTATGTAGCCTCTGATGAACTTCGTCTAGTTTAATCCCATAGCGTTTAATGTCATCAAAAACGTAAGAAACCAACGTCTCAGGACCGGAGACGCCTAGTTCTTGAAGGGTTTGACTGATTATTTCCTTAAGATTGTTAATACAGAGTTTGCATATCAACAATATGGCAACTTACTTCTTTGGAATCCTTTTGCTTGTTCGAAATATAATTATCAATTAAGGTACCGGCATTTTTCATATAATCCGCTGCTACATCTGTCAACGCGTTCAAAGCCTCAGAATGGAATGCTAATCGGTTAGTAGCCAATACCGAAATATTTTACTTACAATCGAACCCAGCGTGGAAAAGAATTACTGAACAAAGTTTCTTTATAATTCCATGTGCGACTGGTTGAAAATCGGAAACTCCTTCATAGTCTTGTGGAATATCTAATAAAATCGACTCTTCATTGGTGAAAGGAATATTACTTCGATAATAATCAGAGTAAAACTATAATGTTAATAACTTtctagaaaaaaaattcatacCGGCTGTGGGAGTTGCATCTGCTTGACTGTCTGTATTTTATTACAAAGCTTTCTTATCTGCTGCATTTTCGATATGTTTCTGTAcatagaagaagaaagccCTGGGGAATGTGaattcatttccaaaagtaGGTAATTATTGCAGACTTCATCTTCGACTGGTCTAAAATTATTCCCGGCAAAATCATGGACGGGTATTCCTGAAGTTACATCGTATTCAAACAGATAGTTGTAACTAGAATTTGTATTGGAGATATCCAATATATCACTTAAACTTTCAGAGGATGCagaaaatttttcataagCTTTTTCTCTATTCATAAATGATGCCATGGCTTCGGGAGTCCTACAATACGAAGAGGAACTTTCTAAAGCATCCAAATTCCTTAACATATTCCTGTTGCGCAAAATAGATTCCACACGAGCAGATTTTGAatccttcttccaaaattcaTGTGCAACGTCAGAATCAAATTTATCCTCAACAACTGTTTGTGCTTGAGTGgtattttcttctccaGCGGAGAGCTTCTCCTCAGGGATTTCAGCAATATCAGAGGAAGGCTGCGGCTGTAAGCCTTCTTCCTTATTTTGTTGgtcatcttcttttcgcCCTTGTTTTTCGCCCTCGTCAGGGCTGTTTGGGACGTCTGTGTGTACTTCTACAGATCGCTTGCTTTGTCCACCCCTTGatgatgttttttttgatgtAGTATGTTTAGATGTTTTTTCACTTGACTCTTCTAAACGGTCAGCGTAAGAAGTTTAATAGAACATACCTTCATCACTCTCAAGATCTGCTTCCATCAAAGTTTCATCGTAGTCTTTTCTAGATTGAATAGAGATATCCGGAATGATATTAGCAAGCTCTTGCgacttcttcttcatcattaaAGCATGGATACGTAGTGGATGTTCCTACTCATATTAGAACCATATCATGTAAAAATGACCATACCGGATGAGAGTTGTATGCTAAGCAATTAGACCAAATAAGCATTAAGTCATAAacaatatcttttttactGTTATACTGCAGCGCCTTTAATTTCCGAAGCATCGTTCCCAAATCCATAGGCTCTTTAATAACTGAAGATCCACGTTAATACTAAATAtaacaacaaaaaatatgaaataCCATTGTAATAGTCAGGTGCATCACGCTTGCTGACTTTGGTCAGAAAAGGCATGGAATGCTTAGTGTAGGAACGAAGGTCCATAATGACTTTTTCAGCTGCCTCATATAACTCTTCTTGACCTATTCTTTGCTCATTTGCCTAGAGCGTTAATACAAAGTCATTGTCGTATTCGTACCCATTTTGATCTGCTTTTTCGAACATCTGCCAATAGGTGCTTTATTTCAGAATCAGAAGCACCGACAACATTCCGGTTGCTTTCAATAAAGTTCAAAAgattctattttttgaaaagttagCGGTCCTTTTCCAATATAAACAATGAAACGAACCTTGAAATTTGCAGTTAAAGGTCCAAACTTGGAATGCAATTGCTAAATTCTAATTAGAAAACTGGAAAAACCTAGCGATAAGTTCATTGCATACAGAAAAATTTTCAGTCCACGAAGCACTGGAAGAACTTTGAGGAAATGAAGTTTTCGTAGGTGAAGAGGGTCCAccattgtttattttctcaACTTCTTCTTGATCTAGACAATCATCTTCCAGGGTATAATACACGTAATTATAGGCGATATTACTAAGGGCCTTGCTAGCTTCAATAGTGCTTGATCCTGAAACGTCTATTTTTCGGTGGTTAGCAAAACGAAAGGCAATTAGGTAGTTAATTACCCATATCATCGATATCAATGGACTCTAAGTCTACAAACGAAAGAGATGAAGCACCATTAAGTTCCTGTTTTTCGTCATTTTTTGGGTGATCATCATCGCTGTCTGGTTCGTCATAATCGTTCTCATGAATCTCTCGAGTAGagctctttttcttcagttcttcttctttttcaattctattttcttcagtGAAGTGCTCGGTACTCTCACTTGCATGAGGCAGACTCCGTTCGTCTTCCTTAGTTACTTGAGTAGGAAGACTTTCAGCGTTTTCTGTAGCGTAGAATTCACCATGAATTTGAGCATCGTATAGCATACATCGACATCGAAAAAGGGTTGTCATATCTAAATCCTCATCTTCTTCACCGCTTCCTGAAATGTCTTTTGCGTCGCATAGTAAATCCCAGCTTTTCACGTTTATAAATCGATTCCATAACCGTACATCATTAATGATATTTACATATTTACGTTTTTGTTCTGGAGTTAAATAAAGACTCCAATATTCGTTCTTCAGAAGCGCAATTGCTAACCTATGAAGATTTGGTTCGTCCAACGTCTTCGCGTCTTCAAAATTCCTGTCCATCCAATGCTAGTCTTAAGTTTTTTAACAAGACATTCAACACTATTACTTATGCGTTAATGAGCTCGAAAATACCCTAAATCTCAAATCCCTAAACGTTATGGAGGTCGCGTTCTAATTACTTGGAATAGAGCACGGATGCTAAGGTAAGTACGAAGCCAGCTAAGGAGTGTTCATCAATAAATGTATAtagaatggaaaaaaagaagaaacccttaaataataaaaattgaagtATATTTTAAAGACGGATTTCATGAGTCTTTGTTGCGATGAATCGCTATAGAAATTACATCGCAGCGATCAATTTCCATTACTATGATGCACGATATAAAGAAGTTAGTACTATAAAAAAGCGGATCCTAGTTCTCTAAATTACTTAAGAAAACCAATGAGAAATATGCGAGAAATACTTTTCAtatgcaaaaaaaacatcaatTACTCCTTACTAATCTTTAAACTGAATTTAATACATTAAAAAGAGGTGTATAAAAAGTAACCaatttttagttttttccCGGCCTTCTCTTTTTAACAATCATCAACATAGCACATCAACGAGGCATACCACGACCTCTACCGCGCATAATTCTTTGTGCAGCACCGGGAGGCATACCACCACGTTGAGGAGGACCCTGAGGTTGTTTGGAAGGTTCATTCATTATAGTTTCATCGACAGAAAGAACCAAAGTAGCTGCTTCAGCTGCTGACATGATAGCATTAGATTTGACAGAACTTGGTTCCCACacaaacttttcaaaattgttAGCAACACCTTCACTTGCCATATCAACACCAGCCCATCTATCGCCTTTAGCATGCATCATTCGAAGTTTGTTCATAATATCGGTTGAATCAAAGCCAGCATTGTCACACAATTGACGAGGAACAACTTCCAAAGAACGAGCAAAAGCGCCAATGAAATTCTGCTGTTTGCCAGAAATGGTTAGAGAATAATCCCGAAGATATTTGGAGAGTTCCATTTCACAGGCACCACCACCTGCAACAACAAGGTTATTCTTCAAAGCATGCTTGACAATCATAATAGCATCATGTAAAGAGCGTTCAACTTCTGCAATGAATTGGTCAGCACCACCACGAAGGATAAGAGTGCAAGATTTCGACTTGGGGCAGCCTTCAAATAAGTTGAAACGCTCACCACCAACCTGGCGTTCTTCAAAAGTGTTGCAAGTTCCGAGATGACGCTCTTCGATATTCGAGCATGTTGATTGAATGGAACCACCAACGGTTTGAACAACACGGTTCAAGTCATCGTTAGCCACTCTACCGGCACAAAATATATCGCGGTCGGCAAAGTACTGAGTAGCCAAATCTCCAATTGGAAGTCTAGACAAAATAACCTTAGCGCCCGTGGCCACAATGGCCTCTAATTTTGCAAAGATAATGCGCCATTCAGCATCCACAATATTCTGGTATTCTTGAACTTTGTCGACACGAACTTCAGCATTATCCTTTTCAGCCTTCAATTCTAGTTCGACATCCAAGCAAAGGATTTTGGGATCTTTAAAATACTTGGGTTGTTGCTCAAATCCTGCGTATGAAAAAGTCTTTTTAAAAGCAACACCGTTCACCAACTGAGAGTCTTCCATAGATCCACCTGGAACCTTTTTTATACCGATCAAATCTTCATTTAAGTCTTCTCTGTCTAAAGTAAGAACTGCATCTACTACCATTTTCGTAAAGAAAGATGTATTAGAACGAATTAACTTGGAACTCATGGCAGTAGCAGCGCATTTCATCAATAAATCGCGTAATTTTCTATATGGTAATGGTTAgtattaaaataaaaaggataaCAGAACAAGGGTAAAATTCAAAGGTTTCGTAAAAAATTCCATCGTTCACTATGCAATGTTCATCATGTACATACGCTTCATCGGATAAATCTAATTGAATAGCcaattctttgattttattgACTGCCAACTGAGCAGCTTTACGATAGCCGCGAATAATTGAGTGCGAGCTTACACCGTCTTCGACGAAATTACGGGCTTCCCGTAATAATTCACCAGCAAAGACAACTACAGATGTAGTACCGTCACCAACCTCAGCATCCTGAGCGCGAGCAACGTCCACAAGAGTCTTTGCTGCAGGATGAACAATATCAAGGAGCTTCATGATAGTAGCGCCATCATTCGAAATGACTACCTCACCTCTATCACTCACCATCAGTTTGTCAGCTCCTAAAGGTCCAAGTGTCGTCCGAATGGTATCTTGGACAGCGACACAAGCATTGATGTTCGAGAGCAGTTGACCACGACCCTGCGAATCATTAGTGCCTTCTTTCAGAACTATATCACATTCATTAGAAGCTATTCTTTAACCATATACATACCAATAATCGGAATTTGAGGGGCCCCTGCAGACATTCTGTAAATTACTCAAATTCTAGTCGTTTGGTGCTTGGAAGAAAGGACGTGCACGCATTAGTACTCTTTCAACCATAGTGGGAATTGTGAAAATCGCGTTACAACACGGTAAAgacattgaagaaaatatgaaaatTTGTCAgaatatttgaaaatccatttttattaaaagtatatttgtgtaaaaaaatgtatttttgGATACAGAGTGGTACAATCCTCATGCTTAATAAACCTTTAATATTTTATCCTCACTAAGCATTATGCACATAAACATTCTAATGAAGTATACATCCTAATTTTAACAAGATTTAATAAAGCGACCTGCGCTTATTAATATTATTGATGCCGAATCCTCAAAACCAAATTAAAAGTGTAACTGGTATAGCTGACATTATAACATGCCAGCTACCGATTCTGCAGTCGCTTTTAGAATCgaaaattcataaaaatcGGCCACTGCTTGATAAACCCTCAGCGTTTCACGGAATTTTTTGGGTGATATTCCTAACACCCATTCTCCACCGCATGTACAACGCGCCTTGAGGCCCCATTCCTTTACACGTTTACATTTTGAACAGGTCAAATCTTGTACTTGGTACAAGACGAGCTGATGTTGAATATTGTCAATTAgggtttcttcaaataccCATCGATCAAAAGGTGAATTACATCCTTGACATGTCCACCCTGTTGGAAAACTCAAATTTCCAGACTCATTACGCTCCGGCCATAATTGCTCATGAAGACAAAGATCGAAATCATGACCCATACCACACTGTCGACAGGAAATCTGTTCTAACCTGAGCTTTTGACTCGGATACTCAAAGAGTGCAATGGTAGAAAATTCACGTACTTGCAGTACAGATAACAGAACTTTCTTTAATAATTGATTTTCTAGGCTTAAGTTTTCAGCCAAGCCATAGACAGCACACAgcattttaataaattctAACGGGAcatttgaaaactttttgaaggaaCCTGGAAGTTTCGGAAACTGAGAGCTTTCCATAATTTCGTCATGTAGCCCCAACTCTTGGAATCTTCTTTGTAATGCGATAATTTGCCTTTTTAATGGAGGCATCATCTTTTCACTAAGAATACCTGCACCCAAACTTTGTAGTTCGGCTTCAGCTTCAGAAACATTTTCGCGGACTCGCATATTAGCGCTCTTTCCGTTTTGCTTcaaatacttttgtttatatacTTCCTCAATAAACTCAACTACCCAATTTTGAAACTCGGGTTGGACAATAGGAGGTAGATGACTCTTGATATGCCATGATACAACAGTTTCTGGGTCCTGTAAGGGACTAATCGCCAAGGTTTCTGGTAAAATCATCTTTCCACCATAATTTACTGGATCCATCCATAACAAATAATCCCAATATTCTTGGATATTTAAATCCAGAAAGTGAAACAAGGGAAGAGTTTTAAGCGACTTTAGAATATATTTCGTGTAAGATATAGCATTTTGAACAGTGGTCTTGGACGTTCCTATGATGATTCGATTAGTTGTGGCGTATACGATTTGTGCTCCAagtctttttatttcgGCAAGCAGTTGTAAAAATGTCTTTTTCATGACAACTTGTATATGGCTAACCAACAGTGGGCTATATAAATATGACTTTGAAGAGTTTATCCATCTTGCCAAATGTTGAATCATTAAGTCAGCTAGTGTGTTTCCACTTGCGGCTTCCTGCCACCAACCTTTTATGAGTTCTTTTAGTACAGGAAGGGAATGAGCTAAGCCCACTGAATCATACATTCCCAATCGAGCTTCCAAATCATCTGTTACGTTCGCGGTAAAGCCATCATTCAAGGCAGCCAAATCGTTCGCACCTTCTATCTCATTAATCAAGGCCGAGTTGAGGACACTGCAAACAGCTAAATTTGAGAAAGATACATCTACACAGGCATTGGGATAGGCATCCGATCGATTAACCTCAAGCGAATCATTTGGACTGGCGACATGTAATACATCATCCTTCTCTAAACCACCCAAATCTGGCATCGGACCCTTATTCCACcataatattatattttgttCCTTGAGTTTCCTTGCATATAGTAAATCAATGACATACTGAAGCTCGTCACTTTCGAAATTACAAAGTGGAATATCTCCGTATCTAGAAAGTTGTATACGATGATTTATCCAAGCACCCACAGCTAGGAAATGttgaatcattttcttggAAACGTATTGCTT contains:
- the mic19 gene encoding MICOS complex subunit Mic19/25, producing the protein MRRDRWEPTISPSPAQLHSQQKSERFTMGNKPSRQEFVLHAPTEFSEGLVRHLKESPETDTSRWMDMEGYIQKRVQSELKKLQDRQKKVIDVLIDEEWKQNTELEKQNEGSLNSNLLKNEFTAFRERLEKESSAHQSIKNETLKEIENTRSDLFACMSENADKSLLCRPFAEKFVALTSAFKESPSDS
- the tan1 gene encoding tRNA acetyltransferase Tan1 produces the protein MAKRDRSDANQGGAPGKKLKFKRTGIEKNESGILITVPRGKERQASNEIINVFSQHVATLWPETIGSEETDDEEGDLEDAISRELEEMKEKKKSKKELLTPILIDIQCVVFIKTRSPVDPVKLVEYTCKEGRTKKMTRFTQRLTPIVRTTGASIEDLENLASEVLKPHFHEGQQSLKFAVQATIRNHSVIKKDDIYRSIAKCVGHDHKVDLKNYDLLIVVQVFKNIIGMSVVKDYEQLRRYNLNELYQPESSKSDEKTKPLEKEITNGESSQAAEISTTSDVPEQKGSPADA
- the spt7 gene encoding SAGA complex bromodomain subunit Spt7 translates to MDRNFEDAKTLDEPNLHRLAIALLKNEYWSLYLTPEQKRKYVNIINDVRLWNRFINVKSWDLLCDAKDISGSGEEDEDLDMTTLFRCRCMLYDAQIHGEFYATENAESLPTQVTKEDERSLPHASESTEHFTEENRIEKEEELKKKSSTREIHENDYDEPDSDDDHPKNDEKQELNGASSLSFVDLESIDIDDMDVSGSSTIEASKALSNIAYNYVYYTLEDDCLDQEEVEKINNGGPSSPTKTSFPQSSSSASWTENFSQLHSKFGPLTANFKNLLNFIESNRNVVGASDSEIKHLLADVRKSRSKWANEQRIGQEELYEAAEKVIMDLRSYTKHSMPFLTKVSKRDAPDYYNVIKEPMDLGTMLRKLKALQYNSKKDIVYDLMLIWSNCLAYNSHPEHPLRIHALMMKKKSQELANIIPDISIQSRKDYDETLMEADLESDEEESSEKTSKHTTSKKTSSRGGQSKRSVEVHTDVPNSPDEGEKQGRKEDDQQNKEEGLQPQPSSDIAEIPEEKLSAGEENTTQAQTVVEDKFDSDVAHEFWKKDSKSARVESILRNRNMLRNLDALESSSSYCRTPEAMASFMNREKAYEKFSASSESLSDILDISNTNSSYNYLFEYDVTSGIPVHDFAGNNFRPVEDEVCNNYLLLEMNSHSPGLSSSMYRNISKMQQIRKLCNKIQTVKQMQLPQPFYSDYYRSNIPFTNEESILLDIPQDYEGVSDFQPVAHGIIKKLCSVILFHAGFDSFHSEALNALTDVAADYMKNAGTLIDNYISNKQKDSKEEIISQTLQELGVSGPETLVSYVFDDIKRYGIKLDEVHQRLHRHFVELLRPALSTTNDEDAIFGQNSDSFITGGFSYDTGDDFFGLRELGLEKELGLDSLSVPLHLLQSRLRLNMSQQPELTTENTKEYPLPPRYPPITRESLKDEVNLIQDFLTARMDEFGVDELIEDEDIRPRNKPPRPRLPPNGKITAGRKRIASSVFLNQSLRKKKCTKNAEGSSQFNEMPSAMQEEKT
- the cct7 gene encoding chaperonin-containing T-complex eta subunit Cct7, with amino-acid sequence MSAGAPQIPIIVLKEGTNDSQGRGQLLSNINACVAVQDTIRTTLGPLGADKLMVSDRGEVVISNDGATIMKLLDIVHPAAKTLVDVARAQDAEVGDGTTSVVVFAGELLREARNFVEDGVSSHSIIRGYRKAAQLAVNKIKELAIQLDLSDEAKLRDLLMKCAATAMSSKLIRSNTSFFTKMVVDAVLTLDREDLNEDLIGIKKVPGGSMEDSQLVNGVAFKKTFSYAGFEQQPKYFKDPKILCLDVELELKAEKDNAEVRVDKVQEYQNIVDAEWRIIFAKLEAIVATGAKVILSRLPIGDLATQYFADRDIFCAGRVANDDLNRVVQTVGGSIQSTCSNIEERHLGTCNTFEERQVGGERFNLFEGCPKSKSCTLILRGGADQFIAEVERSLHDAIMIVKHALKNNLVVAGGGACEMELSKYLRDYSLTISGKQQNFIGAFARSLEVVPRQLCDNAGFDSTDIMNKLRMMHAKGDRWAGVDMASEGVANNFEKFVWEPSSVKSNAIMSAAEAATLVLSVDETIMNEPSKQPQGPPQRGGMPPGAAQRIMRGRGRGMPR